Proteins from a genomic interval of Heptranchias perlo isolate sHepPer1 chromosome 19, sHepPer1.hap1, whole genome shotgun sequence:
- the sox18 gene encoding transcription factor Sox-18A, which produces MSISEADYCGVEDSQPRGSGLDTATSPWAQSGSPVSQTGLASAQPAAISEGKADVESRIRRPMNAFMVWAKDERKRLAQQNPDLHNAVLSKMLGQSWKSLPFDEKRPFVEEAERLRVQHLQDHPNYKYRPRRKKQSKKVKRIETNLLAHNLSQNHGSALRNSQGVCGDNFNMNRHEGRHSGQHQLPSLSHYGDLHGMGSEFENYGLPTPEMSPLDVMNTDPVFFPPHVQEDCNISYRNYQHHIEYSRETPGALSHAPAGEIPMSYSDQISANVAELVRNPQHLYYSQLCPGGHGSMSAHLGQLSPPPEAQHVDNVEHLGPTELWTDVDRSEFDQYLNLARTRPDASGQAFHVSVSKRNPRGVSCEESSFISALSDASNAVYYSACLTG; this is translated from the exons ATGAGTATTTCTGAGGCCGATTACTGTGGTGTAGAGGATTCGCAGCCTAGGGGCTCTGGCTTGGACACGGCCACTTCTCCATGGGCTCAGTCCGGGAGTCCTGTCTCTCAAACCGGACTTGCATCAGCTCAGCCCGCGGCGATATCGGAGGGGAAAGCGGACGTCGAATCGCGGATCAGACGCCCCATGAACGCTTTCATGGTGTGGGCAAAGGACGAACGAAAAAGGCTGGCTCAACAAAACCCCGATCTGCACAATGCAGTATTAAGTAAAATGCTCG GACAGTCGTGGAAATCTCTTCCTTTTGACGAGAAGCGCCCTTTTGTGGAAGAGGCCGAGAGACTCCGGGTGCAGCACCTGCAAGACCATCCCAACTACAAGTACCGGCCgcgcagaaagaaacagagcaagaAAGTCAAACGAATAGAGACCAATCTTCTAGCACATAACCTGTCCCAGAATCACGGCTCTGCGCTCAGGAACAGCCAGGGAGTTTGCGGCGACAATTTCAACATGAATCGCCACGAAGGAAGACACTCGGGCCAACACCAACTTCCTTCGCTCAGTCACTACGGAGATTTGCACGGGATGGGCTCGGAGTTCGAGAACTATGGGTTGCCCACTCCCGAGATGTCTCCCTTGGATGTGATGAACACTGATCCGGTATTCTTTccgccacatgtgcaggaagactGCAATATATCTTACAGAAACTACCAGCACCACATAGAGTACAGCCGGGAGACGCCAGGCGCCTTGTCCCATGCGCCTGCAGGGGAAATCCCGATGTCGTATTCTGACCAAATCTCTGCGAATGTGGCTGAATTGGTTAGGAATCCACAACATCTGTATTACAGCCAGCTGTGTCCTGGAGGTCACGGCAGCATGTCTGCTCACCTGGGGCAGCTCTCGCCTCCCCCCGAAGCGCAACATGTTGACAACGTGGAACACTTGGGTCCAACTGAGCTTTGGACAGATGTTGATCGTAGCGAGTTCGACCAATATTTAAATCTAGCAAGGACTCGTCCCGATGCCTCTGGGCAAGCCTTTCACGTCTCTGTGTCGAAACGGAACCCAAGAGGTGTGTCCTGCGAGGAGAGCAGTTTCatttctgcactgtcggacgcCAGCAATGCTGTCTATTACAGTGCCTGTCTCACTGGCTAA